A single region of the Triplophysa dalaica isolate WHDGS20190420 chromosome 15, ASM1584641v1, whole genome shotgun sequence genome encodes:
- the LOC130436735 gene encoding antimicrobial peptide NK-lysin-like, with protein MAKVSCVFLIMALLFWSDFSDIQIGMCQDIDQLLSQNGNQSMINNKRIFCGICKSVVKKVMATIGKHISKDETGQKLDKICEKIKIPLCSGFIKKYRTKLIDALSAGGDGHSTCVKLKLCKQVYKYKKPVIIN; from the exons ATGGCAAAGGTATCATGTGTCTTTCTTATAATGGCCCTGCTGTTCTGGTCAG ACTTTTCAGATATTCAGATTGGTATGTGCCAGGACATTGATCAACTCTTAAGTCAGAATGGCAACCAATCAATGATAAACAATAAG AGGATTTTTTGTGGCATCTGCAAGTCTGTGGTTAAAAAAGTGATGGCAACTATTGGAAAACATATTTCCAAG GACGAAACTGGTCAGAAGCTGGATAAGAtctgtgaaaaaataaaaatacctcTTTGTAGTgggtttataaaaaaatatagaaccAAACTGATAGATGCCCTGTCCGCAGGAGGTGATGGACATTCCACGTGtgtgaaattaaaattgtgCAAACAGGTATATAAGTATAAAAAACCTGTAATCATAAATTAG
- the LOC130437286 gene encoding antimicrobial peptide NK-lysin-like — protein sequence MTKVSCVFLIMALLSWSDISDIQIGTCQDIDQLLSQNGNQSMINNKGVFCGVCKSVVKKVMATIGKHISKDETGQKLDNICAKLKIPFCKRFVRKYRAKLIDALSAGGDGHSTCVKLKLCKRVYNYKKPVIIS from the exons ATGACAAAGGTATCATGTGTCTTTCTTATAATGGCCCTGCTGTCCTGGTCAG ACATTTCAGATATTCAGATTGGTACGTGCCAGGACATTGATCAACTCTTAAGTCAGAATGGCAACCAATCAATGATAAACAATAAG GGTGTTTTTTGTGGCGTCTGCAAGTCTGTGGTTAAAAAAGTGATGGCAACTATTGGAAAACATATTTCCAAG GACGAAACTGGTCAGAAGCTAGATAACATCTgtgcaaaattaaaaataccTTTTTGTAAAAGGTTTGTAAGAAAATATAGAGCCAAACTGATAGATGCCCTGTCCGCAGGAGGTGATGGACATTCCACCTGTGTCAAATTAAAATTGTGCAAACGggtatataattataaaaaaccTGTAATCATAAGTTAG
- the LOC130436734 gene encoding SH3 and cysteine-rich domain-containing protein-like — MFASLAFLITLSVMAKCESNSVWLEPQQSSQSEMYSLKDRYREDILSIRPNIVFCCACQEIIRKAKTLIYTKIQKSNRDLKRDLLQLNTYVALFRFTPQDSQDLEMRPGDRIIVADDSNDDWWKGVIDDRIGFFPVSYTQQVKAGDRVFRCNRTFIGCKEQGQITLKEGQICVSSEDESNGFISVASGKKRGFVPCDVLENK; from the exons ATGTTCGCTTCCCTTGCATTTCTGATCACTCTCTCAG TCATGGCAAAGTGTGAAAGCAATTCTGTATGGCTGGAGCCTCAACAGTCTTCACAATCTGAAATGTATAGTTTGAAGGACAGGTACCGCGAAGACATACTG AGCATACGGCCGAACATCGTCTTCTGCTGTGCCTGCCAAGAGATTATAAGAAAGGCTAAGACATTAATCTATACTAAAATACAAAAG TCAAACAGAGATTTAAAGAGGGACCTTCTGCAGCTCAATACTTATGTGGCTTTGTTCAGATTTACCCCGCAAGACAGCCAAGACCTGGAAATGAG ACCTGGGGATCGAATAATCGTGGCTGATGATTCTAATGACGACTGGTGGAAG GGAGTGATCGACGACAGAATAGGTTTTTTCCCAGTGTCATATACACAACAGGTGAAGGCAGGCGACAGGGTGTTCAGATGTAACCGGACCTTTATTGGCTGTAAAGAACAAGGGCAGATCACCCTAAAGGAGGGGCAA aTTTGTGTCAGCAGTGAGGATGAAAGCAACGGCTTCATCAGTGTAGCCAGTGGGAAGAAGAGAGGATTCGTGCCCTGTGATGTCCTGGAGAATAAATGA